A genome region from Wielerella bovis includes the following:
- the rfbB gene encoding dTDP-glucose 4,6-dehydratase, with translation MNILITGGAGFIGSALIRHIIENTNDSVINVDKLTYAGNVDNLASVVDNSRYAFEQVDICDRAELDRIFQQYQPTAVMHLAAESHVDRSIDSAGEFIQTNIIGTFTLLEATRKYWNSLSENKKSAFRFHHISTDEVFGDLYGTDDLFTETTPYAPSSPYSASKASSDHLVRAWHRTYGLPTIVTNCSNNYGAYHFPEKLIPLMILNALNGKPLPVYGNGSQIRDWLFVDDHARALYTVITHGEIGETYNIGGFNEQTNLNVVQKICELLEELAPEKPQGVARYADLITHVTDRAGHDLRYAIDARKIQRELGWAPQETFETGLRKTVQWYLDNRAWCERVLSGDYRLERLGLGG, from the coding sequence ATGAATATTTTAATCACAGGCGGCGCAGGTTTCATCGGCTCCGCACTAATCCGCCACATTATTGAAAACACAAACGATTCTGTTATCAATGTGGACAAATTAACCTACGCAGGCAATGTAGACAATCTCGCCAGCGTAGTCGATAATTCACGCTATGCTTTTGAGCAAGTGGACATCTGCGACCGCGCCGAATTAGACCGCATTTTCCAACAATATCAACCGACTGCCGTCATGCACCTTGCCGCCGAAAGCCATGTGGACAGAAGCATAGACAGCGCAGGCGAATTTATCCAAACCAATATTATTGGCACGTTCACGCTTTTAGAAGCAACACGAAAATACTGGAACAGCTTGTCGGAAAACAAAAAATCGGCTTTCCGTTTCCACCATATTTCCACAGATGAAGTGTTTGGCGATTTGTACGGCACAGATGATTTATTCACGGAAACAACGCCCTACGCGCCATCTAGCCCTTATTCCGCCAGCAAAGCCAGCAGCGACCACCTTGTCCGTGCATGGCATCGCACCTATGGTTTGCCGACCATCGTAACAAATTGTTCCAACAATTACGGCGCGTATCATTTCCCCGAAAAACTCATTCCACTCATGATTTTAAATGCGCTGAACGGCAAACCATTGCCCGTTTACGGCAACGGCTCACAAATCCGCGATTGGCTGTTTGTGGACGACCACGCACGCGCTTTGTACACCGTTATCACACACGGAGAAATTGGCGAAACCTACAATATTGGCGGTTTTAACGAGCAAACCAATTTAAACGTGGTTCAAAAAATTTGCGAATTATTAGAAGAACTTGCCCCCGAAAAACCGCAAGGCGTGGCACGTTATGCTGATTTGATTACCCACGTTACTGACCGTGCAGGACACGATTTGCGTTACGCGATTGACGCGCGAAAAATCCAACGCGAATTGGGCTGGGCACCACAAGAAACCTTTGAAACAGGTTTACGCAAAACCGTGCAATGGTATTTGGACAACAGAGCATGGTGCGAACGCGTGTTAAGTGGTGATTATCGGTTGGAACGTTTGGGTTTAGGCGGATAA
- a CDS encoding IS630 family transposase, whose protein sequence is MLKHPKAQPETIEQFLSLKQQYEQEKRPIVYIDESGFKNQTYRPYAYAPRGQVCHGNHNWQIKNTTNAIGALYQNQLIAVGLYEFSINSDVFYSWVQNVLLPQLPPNSVLVMDNATFHKRQDIQELIVLSGHVILWLPPYCPDLNLIEHTWAWIKHLRQDWLLDCIHSLFFYFTWLCTEF, encoded by the coding sequence ATTCTTAAACACCCCAAAGCTCAACCCGAAACAATTGAACAATTTCTCTCATTAAAACAACAGTATGAGCAAGAGAAACGTCCTATTGTTTATATTGATGAAAGTGGTTTTAAAAACCAAACTTATCGTCCTTATGCCTATGCGCCAAGAGGACAAGTTTGTCATGGCAATCACAACTGGCAAATCAAAAACACAACCAATGCCATTGGCGCACTGTACCAAAATCAATTGATTGCAGTGGGTTTGTATGAATTCAGCATCAATTCAGATGTGTTTTATTCATGGGTTCAAAACGTTTTACTGCCACAATTACCACCTAACAGTGTTTTGGTTATGGATAATGCGACTTTTCACAAACGCCAGGACATTCAAGAGCTTATTGTTTTATCAGGGCATGTGATTTTATGGTTACCGCCATACTGTCCTGATTTGAATTTAATTGAGCACACTTGGGCTTGGATTAAACATTTACGTCAAGATTGGTTATTGGATTGCATTCACTCTTTGTTTTTTTATTTTACTTGGTTGTGTACCGAATTTTAA
- a CDS encoding IS630 transposase-related protein produces MAYSQDYRQMILEKLNSGYSYRELAAEYGISRSTIQLWKKCIERKPYPKRTNKINDELLRKDVEQFPDDFQRERAVRFNCSQRAIGVALKRLKITQKKDS; encoded by the coding sequence ATGGCTTATTCACAAGATTATCGCCAAATGATTTTAGAAAAATTAAATTCGGGTTACAGCTACCGTGAATTGGCAGCGGAATATGGCATCAGTCGCAGTACCATTCAACTATGGAAAAAATGCATTGAACGTAAACCCTACCCCAAAAGAACCAATAAAATCAATGATGAATTATTGCGAAAAGACGTAGAACAATTTCCTGATGATTTTCAAAGAGAACGCGCTGTTCGCTTTAACTGTTCACAAAGAGCCATTGGTGTGGCACTTAAACGGCTAAAAATCACTCAAAAAAAAGATTCTTAA
- a CDS encoding DUF1841 family protein, producing MYDVNTHDVRRFFAHVWQHRFTPLQLDGLQQKALRILEAHQEYAHYLENIEQYLDHTWTPEQGETNPFLHLSMHLSIQEQVAIDQPFGIRAIHAQLCAKHHDDWVAAEHEMMDALAETIWEAQRYQRGLDVNNYMTRLRKLIQLGQEDNARINPHEVPLSDQISMRE from the coding sequence ATGTATGACGTAAACACACACGACGTACGCCGCTTTTTCGCCCACGTTTGGCAACACCGCTTTACGCCACTACAACTAGATGGCTTACAACAAAAAGCCTTGCGAATTTTAGAAGCTCATCAAGAATACGCCCACTATCTAGAAAACATCGAGCAATATTTAGACCACACATGGACACCTGAACAAGGCGAAACCAACCCATTTTTACACCTGTCCATGCACCTATCCATTCAAGAACAAGTCGCCATAGACCAACCATTTGGCATACGCGCCATTCACGCCCAACTGTGCGCCAAACACCATGACGATTGGGTCGCAGCCGAACACGAAATGATGGACGCACTCGCCGAAACCATTTGGGAAGCCCAACGCTACCAACGCGGTTTAGACGTCAATAACTACATGACCCGTTTACGCAAACTTATCCAACTCGGACAAGAAGACAACGCCCGCATCAATCCACACGAAGTCCCCTTATCCGACCAAATCAGTATGCGTGAATAA
- the holB gene encoding DNA polymerase III subunit delta', with amino-acid sequence MIYPWHTAAWHTLTANWYTQPNAWLFVGREHTGKTALAHHFAQALLCEQASAQHEPCGQCPSCHLFTQNAHPDFYTLTPEQPETDGSRKLLQIKIDAVRAILEPLTQTSVRGGRRVVLVSPAESMNIQAANALLKMLEEPPTAVIFLLVSHNRDRVLPTIKSRCRQFALPTPSHHEALSFLQQHQIDNAENLLAFHSRAPLFDRQPENDVLRENLLDLLAEPRLLKILDYAAEFDKQKLPLAILLDWLQKWTVDVSLAAQKIQPLYYPHRAEQAQKIAVKTNPATLFQFSGCLNRLHPYGHHSLNVKMQTEYVLSEYLSLLTRKPR; translated from the coding sequence ATGATTTACCCTTGGCACACCGCCGCATGGCACACCCTTACCGCAAATTGGTATACCCAACCCAACGCATGGCTATTTGTCGGACGCGAACACACAGGCAAAACCGCCTTGGCACACCATTTTGCCCAAGCCCTATTATGCGAACAAGCATCCGCACAACACGAACCCTGCGGACAATGTCCATCGTGCCATCTGTTTACCCAAAACGCACACCCTGATTTTTACACCCTTACCCCAGAGCAGCCTGAAACCGATGGCAGCCGCAAATTATTGCAGATAAAAATTGATGCCGTGCGCGCCATATTGGAACCGCTGACCCAAACTTCCGTGCGCGGCGGACGGCGTGTCGTACTCGTTTCCCCAGCCGAAAGCATGAATATTCAGGCTGCCAATGCGCTGTTGAAAATGTTGGAAGAACCACCCACCGCCGTGATTTTTCTACTGGTTTCGCACAACCGCGACCGCGTTTTGCCCACCATTAAAAGCCGTTGTCGCCAATTTGCCTTGCCCACGCCATCACATCACGAAGCACTATCCTTTTTGCAACAACATCAAATAGATAATGCCGAAAATCTACTCGCCTTTCACAGTAGAGCACCCTTATTTGATAGGCAGCCTGAAAACGATGTTTTACGCGAAAATTTGTTGGATTTACTGGCAGAACCCCGTTTGCTCAAAATTTTGGATTACGCCGCAGAATTTGATAAACAAAAATTACCCTTGGCGATTTTGCTAGATTGGCTGCAAAAATGGACAGTAGATGTCTCGCTGGCAGCACAAAAAATTCAGCCGTTGTATTACCCACATCGTGCCGAACAGGCGCAAAAAATCGCCGTGAAAACCAATCCTGCTACACTTTTCCAATTTTCAGGCTGCCTAAATCGTTTGCACCCTTACGGACATCATAGCTTGAATGTTAAAATGCAAACTGAATATGTATTGAGCGAATATTTATCGCTGCTGACACGCAAACCCCGTTAA
- a CDS encoding PilZ domain-containing protein — translation MSAKPAPAPQQQAAPAAPGRMLQLRLESKPIIYASYMSFLEFGGVFMPTNDSFKMGEEVLLVLELVGPSRTEKMFIKTNVCWINANPSGSGRPKGVGLAFGSDESGLKAKEQFEAILSGLIHNERPTYTL, via the coding sequence ATGAGCGCAAAACCTGCTCCTGCACCACAACAACAAGCTGCACCAGCTGCTCCTGGACGAATGCTGCAACTGCGATTGGAAAGTAAACCCATTATTTACGCCAGCTATATGTCATTTTTGGAATTTGGCGGCGTGTTTATGCCAACCAATGATTCATTCAAAATGGGCGAAGAAGTGTTATTGGTTTTGGAATTGGTCGGTCCTAGCAGAACCGAAAAAATGTTCATCAAAACCAATGTATGCTGGATTAACGCCAATCCAAGTGGTAGTGGTCGTCCCAAAGGTGTCGGCTTGGCATTTGGTAGCGATGAATCGGGTCTGAAAGCCAAAGAGCAATTTGAAGCAATTTTATCTGGCTTAATCCACAACGAACGTCCGACTTATACGCTGTAA
- a CDS encoding TatD family hydrolase, producing MQLIDSHCHINFEGLRERLPEVLANMHEKHVKQALAISVSRETFAEVLHIAETHEPIYASVGIHPDSETAAEFSADELVQHAQHPKVVGIGETGLDYHWCKGDLTWQHNRFITHIQAAKRAQLPLIIHTRDAGADTLKILREQQAEKILIHCFTEDTAFAKAVLDMGGYISFSGILTFKNAKEIQAVAQYCPLDRILVETDAPYLAPTPYRGKQNEPAYVYHTAEFLAQLRGDTLENIAAHTTENFYRLFNKVKRI from the coding sequence ATGCAACTGATTGATTCACATTGCCACATCAATTTTGAAGGATTACGCGAACGCTTGCCCGAAGTGCTGGCAAATATGCACGAAAAACACGTCAAACAAGCATTGGCGATTAGCGTCAGCCGCGAAACCTTTGCCGAAGTGCTGCACATTGCCGAAACACACGAGCCAATTTACGCCAGCGTCGGTATTCACCCCGACAGCGAAACCGCCGCTGAATTTTCCGCAGACGAATTGGTGCAACACGCACAACACCCAAAAGTGGTCGGTATAGGCGAAACAGGGCTGGATTACCATTGGTGCAAAGGCGATTTAACGTGGCAACACAATCGCTTCATCACCCACATTCAGGCTGCCAAACGCGCCCAATTACCGCTGATTATCCACACACGCGATGCAGGTGCAGACACGCTGAAAATTTTGCGCGAACAACAAGCCGAAAAAATCCTCATTCATTGTTTTACCGAAGATACCGCATTCGCCAAAGCCGTGTTGGATATGGGCGGTTATATTTCATTTTCAGGCATACTCACATTCAAAAATGCCAAAGAAATCCAAGCAGTAGCACAATATTGCCCACTTGACCGCATTTTAGTGGAAACCGATGCGCCCTATCTCGCCCCCACGCCCTATCGCGGCAAACAAAATGAACCCGCGTATGTGTATCACACCGCCGAATTTTTGGCACAATTGCGTGGCGATACATTGGAAAATATCGCGGCACACACCACCGAAAATTTCTATCGTTTATTCAATAAAGTGAAACGTATTTAA
- the nagZ gene encoding beta-N-acetylhexosaminidase yields the protein MSISIPRGAVMADVVAYELSQDDKQRLLNPAVGGVILFRRNFQNIAQLKKLCSDIKSLRSPELIIAVDHEGGRVQRFIDGFTRLPAMRVLGEMWDEHGQTAAEAAAEQVGWVLASELTACGVDLSFTPVLDLDWGQCAVIGNRSFHRQPEIVTALALALQRGLNRGGMKSCGKHFPGHGFVSGDSHLTLPQDDRCLADLQADIAPFRALSNAAMAAVMPAHVVYQQVDNLPAGFSKRWLQEILRGELGFQGVIFSDDMTMEGAVSGGGIKQRCERAFAAGCDIVLVCNRPDLVDELCADFPSYENAHLATRWQYMAASVSPEQATAMMNTPEFQAAQRITAQLSTPKDVQNGVKVGEAF from the coding sequence ATGTCTATCTCAATCCCACGCGGCGCAGTGATGGCGGACGTGGTCGCATACGAATTAAGCCAAGACGACAAACAACGCCTATTGAATCCAGCCGTTGGTGGCGTGATTTTGTTTCGCCGCAATTTCCAAAATATCGCGCAATTAAAAAAATTATGCAGCGATATCAAATCTTTACGTAGCCCAGAACTCATCATTGCCGTTGACCACGAAGGAGGTCGCGTGCAACGTTTTATTGATGGTTTCACTCGCCTACCTGCCATGCGCGTATTAGGCGAAATGTGGGACGAACACGGTCAAACCGCCGCCGAAGCTGCTGCCGAACAAGTTGGTTGGGTACTGGCAAGCGAATTGACCGCGTGTGGCGTAGATTTATCATTCACTCCCGTGCTTGATTTGGATTGGGGACAATGCGCCGTGATTGGCAATCGCAGTTTTCATCGGCAGCCTGAAATTGTTACCGCGCTGGCACTCGCCTTGCAACGCGGCTTAAATCGCGGTGGCATGAAATCGTGCGGCAAACATTTCCCCGGACACGGATTTGTATCGGGCGACAGCCATTTGACTTTGCCGCAAGATGACCGTTGCTTGGCGGATTTGCAAGCCGATATTGCACCCTTTCGCGCCCTATCAAACGCAGCTATGGCAGCAGTTATGCCCGCCCATGTGGTTTATCAGCAAGTGGATAATTTGCCCGCAGGTTTTTCCAAACGCTGGTTGCAAGAAATTTTGCGCGGCGAATTGGGTTTTCAAGGCGTGATTTTTTCGGACGATATGACAATGGAAGGCGCAGTCAGCGGTGGTGGCATCAAACAACGTTGTGAACGCGCATTTGCAGCGGGTTGCGATATTGTTTTGGTGTGCAATCGCCCCGATTTGGTGGACGAATTGTGCGCGGATTTCCCATCATACGAAAATGCACATTTGGCAACGCGCTGGCAATATATGGCGGCAAGTGTGTCGCCCGAACAAGCTACTGCGATGATGAACACGCCCGAATTTCAGGCTGCACAACGCATCACCGCGCAACTATCAACGCCAAAAGATGTGCAAAATGGCGTGAAAGTTGGCGAAGCGTTTTAA
- a CDS encoding basic amino acid ABC transporter substrate-binding protein produces the protein MLLNKWIVTLISCVALSACGGQNSNTATNASASTATPTTEKVFRVGTNAAFAPFDYLDENNEIKGFDVDLMKAMAETGNFKIEYTNKTWGSLFPALKNGDIDIVAGAVTITDERKATMDFTEPYYEITQVVLVAPNKNVNTIDDLKNLQKIGVVTGNTGDLAAQKIFGATSDKVARFETVPVMTKEVENGGVEAAISDSAVIENYVKNNPNKGFKIIQIPDFQVEHYGIVVRKGDTETLNMLNDALKQIRANGKYDEIKAKYFGS, from the coding sequence ATGTTACTCAACAAATGGATTGTTACGCTTATTTCTTGCGTTGCATTATCAGCTTGCGGTGGGCAAAACAGCAATACAGCAACCAATGCAAGTGCATCAACTGCTACGCCCACAACAGAAAAAGTTTTCCGTGTCGGTACCAATGCTGCTTTTGCACCCTTTGATTATTTGGATGAAAACAATGAAATCAAAGGCTTTGATGTGGATTTGATGAAAGCAATGGCGGAAACAGGCAATTTCAAAATTGAATACACCAACAAAACATGGGGCAGTTTATTTCCTGCGCTGAAAAATGGCGATATTGATATTGTGGCGGGCGCAGTAACGATTACAGATGAGCGCAAAGCTACTATGGATTTCACCGAGCCATATTATGAAATCACGCAAGTGGTATTGGTTGCGCCGAATAAAAATGTCAATACCATTGACGATTTGAAAAATCTGCAAAAAATCGGCGTGGTAACAGGCAATACGGGCGATTTGGCGGCGCAAAAAATCTTTGGTGCAACCAGCGATAAAGTGGCGCGATTCGAAACTGTGCCTGTGATGACCAAAGAAGTGGAAAATGGCGGTGTGGAAGCAGCAATCAGCGACAGCGCGGTAATTGAAAATTATGTAAAAAATAATCCAAACAAGGGTTTTAAAATTATTCAAATACCTGATTTCCAAGTGGAACATTATGGTATTGTGGTACGCAAAGGCGATACGGAAACCTTAAATATGCTCAATGATGCTTTGAAACAAATTCGTGCCAATGGCAAATATGATGAAATTAAAGCCAAATATTTTGGGTCTTAA
- a CDS encoding YgfZ/GcvT domain-containing protein translates to MHTQLPFFALIQVSGDDRHTFLHNQLSNDINHLQTNQACYATYNTPKGRVIANMIVYNTGTDILLAVAADLAEILLKRLKMFVLRAKVQLTILPDWGVSGSLKDNMAIVYPNEPHLVLPCNAQNEIFLPHGGSLKIAPKNELPVYDAAAESAWNTHEIACGFPWICAATTETCVAQMLNQHTIGGVHFRKGCYPGQEIIARAQYRGQVKRGLAVAHNQINQTVGAPVLDTSGAEVGLVINAQGSLNLLVIKHGMAKAKLYDSSENPFELKHLFFDLNDGT, encoded by the coding sequence ATGCACACTCAACTTCCTTTCTTCGCACTGATTCAAGTCTCGGGCGATGACCGACATACTTTTCTGCACAACCAACTTTCCAATGACATCAATCATTTGCAAACAAATCAGGCCTGTTACGCCACTTACAATACGCCCAAAGGTCGTGTGATTGCCAATATGATTGTGTACAATACAGGCACGGATATTTTGCTTGCTGTGGCAGCAGATTTGGCAGAAATTTTACTTAAACGATTGAAAATGTTTGTGTTACGCGCTAAAGTACAATTAACTATTTTGCCAGATTGGGGCGTTTCAGGCAGCCTGAAAGACAATATGGCGATTGTTTATCCCAATGAACCTCATTTGGTTTTACCATGCAATGCACAAAATGAAATTTTTTTACCACACGGAGGCAGCCTGAAAATTGCACCAAAAAATGAATTGCCTGTGTATGATGCCGCTGCTGAATCTGCATGGAATACGCATGAAATTGCGTGCGGTTTCCCATGGATTTGTGCTGCAACAACAGAAACTTGCGTGGCACAAATGTTGAATCAGCACACGATTGGTGGCGTGCATTTTCGCAAAGGCTGCTACCCTGGACAAGAAATCATTGCGCGTGCCCAATATCGTGGACAAGTGAAACGTGGCTTGGCGGTGGCGCATAATCAGATAAATCAAACAGTTGGTGCGCCAGTATTAGATACGAGCGGTGCGGAAGTTGGCTTGGTTATTAATGCGCAAGGCAGCCTGAATTTGTTGGTTATCAAGCATGGTATGGCAAAAGCAAAACTGTATGATTCCTCAGAAAATCCATTTGAATTAAAACATTTATTTTTCGATTTGAATGATGGAACATAA
- a CDS encoding uracil-DNA glycosylase family protein codes for MIEIETHPLPPFLPENAKILMLGSFPPPQTRWKMNFYYPNFNNDMWRIFGLVFFGDKDHFIDTPNKTFHEQQIRDFLQEKGIAIYDTAYRVKRLQGNASDKFLQIVEAVDLTKLLAQIPHCQTIITTGELATQTLLSQLPSDTTIPKIGQCVRSKFLGRELYLHRLPSSSRAYPLALEKKAAVYGEVFYFSMANMF; via the coding sequence ATGATTGAAATTGAAACCCACCCCCTGCCCCCATTTCTCCCCGAAAACGCCAAAATCTTAATGCTAGGCAGTTTCCCACCACCCCAAACCCGTTGGAAAATGAATTTCTACTACCCCAATTTCAACAACGATATGTGGCGGATTTTTGGCTTGGTGTTTTTCGGCGACAAAGACCATTTTATTGACACACCAAACAAAACCTTTCACGAACAACAAATCCGCGATTTTCTACAAGAAAAAGGCATTGCCATTTACGATACCGCTTATCGCGTGAAACGTCTGCAAGGCAATGCTTCAGATAAATTTTTGCAAATTGTGGAAGCGGTGGATTTAACCAAATTATTGGCACAAATCCCACATTGCCAAACCATCATCACCACAGGCGAACTTGCCACACAAACTTTATTGTCGCAGTTACCTAGCGATACTACTATCCCCAAAATCGGGCAATGTGTGCGCAGTAAATTTTTAGGGCGTGAACTATATCTGCATCGTTTACCATCTAGTTCACGTGCTTATCCTTTGGCGTTGGAGAAAAAGGCGGCAGTGTATGGGGAGGTGTTTTATTTTTCTATGGCTAATATGTTTTGA
- a CDS encoding putative phage abortive infection protein — protein MYRIVIFLSSIVLSLLVIFIILLIVFNYPFSLCNPVESKCDWFNLGDKFNLIESFNTIGTIISAIGLVWFSYLTFKNQKSTEFENLFQILLNEHNKLMENESFKKGVEKLNEEIVNIIRKYNFKYPDDILIYQELLCKLHTTKRKNNIEEVIKLRNSLKSIYNEENKINTKHELYNPTYQIFCKKSDQDYKEQHKIVIEHSDEAINIIERYFKENHIDKNLSAIKTELEQLINGNKIVKPYLIILFRILKYIKNTEKIENDDKNEYFGLVRGLIPSNVLFLILFNSYGWSKSNERNSIAYDELLVRAKLFEHLDFNQDWIENIYPNEHIPRIDMISLVEKAAMEMMDKKAFGENIYLSKKI, from the coding sequence ATGTATAGAATAGTTATATTTTTATCAAGTATAGTATTGAGCTTATTGGTTATTTTTATTATTTTATTGATAGTTTTCAATTATCCTTTCTCCCTCTGCAATCCAGTGGAATCAAAATGTGATTGGTTTAACTTGGGAGATAAGTTTAATTTGATAGAGTCGTTTAATACAATCGGTACAATTATTTCTGCAATCGGATTAGTTTGGTTCAGTTATTTAACTTTCAAAAACCAAAAAAGTACAGAATTTGAAAATTTATTTCAAATCTTATTAAATGAACACAATAAATTAATGGAGAATGAATCTTTTAAAAAGGGGGTGGAAAAATTAAATGAAGAAATTGTTAATATTATTCGGAAATACAATTTTAAATATCCTGATGATATACTTATTTATCAAGAACTATTATGTAAATTACATACAACAAAAAGGAAGAATAATATTGAGGAAGTGATTAAATTAAGAAACTCATTGAAATCAATATATAATGAAGAAAATAAAATAAATACCAAACATGAGTTATATAATCCAACATATCAAATTTTTTGTAAAAAATCCGACCAAGATTATAAAGAACAACATAAGATAGTTATTGAACATTCTGATGAGGCTATTAATATTATTGAAAGATATTTTAAAGAAAATCATATTGATAAAAATTTATCTGCCATTAAGACTGAATTAGAACAATTGATTAATGGTAATAAAATAGTTAAACCTTATCTCATAATTCTTTTTCGCATATTAAAATATATAAAAAATACTGAGAAGATTGAAAATGATGATAAAAATGAATATTTTGGTTTGGTTCGTGGATTGATTCCATCTAATGTATTATTTTTAATTTTATTTAATAGTTATGGTTGGAGTAAAAGTAATGAAAGAAATTCTATTGCTTATGATGAATTATTGGTTCGAGCAAAACTATTCGAACACCTAGATTTTAATCAAGATTGGATAGAAAATATATACCCAAATGAACATATTCCTAGAATTGATATGATTAGTCTTGTAGAAAAGGCTGCAATGGAAATGATGGATAAAAAAGCTTTTGGAGAAAATATATATTTAAGTAAAAAAATATGA